A single genomic interval of Lucilia cuprina isolate Lc7/37 chromosome 2, ASM2204524v1, whole genome shotgun sequence harbors:
- the LOC124420144 gene encoding alpha-protein kinase 1-like produces MSTTSEIYPTQMTSNRSVYSEQYYYPKEKIHITENKLSNCHTYETADQQQQQLQQQQQQHQLGQQTFAHIGTLRRSGNNQQSNRFKVINTQAQNYQLHLADNQQQKQQQQQQQQQKQNTLNNNQNYNTQDMISKNLMDLDAGSFCYNGMADSGCGGSPSPMAMLMSHDDEIGEDQALYHTADGDNESDMERLYVKVDETPQQQQQLIPLTPQHLPHQVTNSHTHQESSVTQNQYHNWRSHNNSSTRSNTSSSASSSYQRNANMLNNAPAINSTSTNPAMGSLEQQQTAQTSSLQMHHLHPLHQQQASSDSEMIYAPGGSMASERSLLSNSGSSTSGPSNAHNV; encoded by the coding sequence ATGTCTACCACCAGTGAAATATATCCCACGCAAATGACCAGCAATAGATCAGTGTATTCAGAACAATATTATTATCCTAAGGAAAAAATTCATATCacagaaaataaattaagtaattGTCATACCTATGAAACAGCCgaccaacaacagcagcagctacaacaacaacagcaacaacatcaattgGGTCAACAAACATTTGCTCATATTGGCACTTTAAGACGCAGTGGCAATAATCAACAAAGTAATCGTTTTAAGGTCATTAACACTCAGGCACAAAACTATCAACTGCATTTGGCCGACAACcagcaacaaaagcaacaacaacagcagcagcaacaacaaaaacaaaatacgcttAACAATAATCAAAACTATAATACCCAAGACAtgattagtaaaaatttaatggaCTTAGATGCTGGCTCTTTCTGTTACAATGGCATGGCCGATTCGGGTTGTGGTGGTTCACCCTCACCCATGGCCATGCTAATGTCGCATGATGATGAAATTGGTGAAGACCAGGCTCTATATCATACAGCCGATGGTGATAATGAAAGTGATATGGAACGTTTATACGTTAAAGTGGATGAGACaccacaacagcaacagcaattaATACCCCTAACGCCTCAACATCTTCCACATCAAGTGACCAATTCTCATACACATCAAGAATCGAGTGTAACACAAAATCAATATCATAATTGGCGTTCACACAATAATTCCTCAACACGTTCCAATACCTCCTCGTCGGCTTCTTCATCATATCAACGTAATGCCAATATGCTTAATAATGCCCCAGCAATAAACTCCACCTCAACAAACCCCGCCATGGGAAGcttagaacaacaacaaacagcacAAACATCTTCACTACAAATGCATCACTTACATCCGTTGCATCAACAACAAGCCAGCAGTGATTCAGAAATGATTTATGCTCCCGGAGGCAGTATGGCCAGTGAACGTAGTCTTTTAAGTAATTCGGGTAGTTCAACGAGTGGTCCCTCTAATGCACACAATGTGTGA